In Nocardia asteroides, the following proteins share a genomic window:
- a CDS encoding heavy metal-responsive transcriptional regulator: protein MKIGELAAASGVTTKTIRFYESQGLMPEPDRTPSGYRDYTTAHITRLHFIRRAQSAGLSLREAAQILAIHDTGEQPCGHVRTVLNDRLEHVQAQIAELTTLESHLRALLETAEGEPPSPHDTAGVCWILETQV, encoded by the coding sequence ATGAAGATCGGCGAACTCGCCGCCGCGAGCGGTGTCACCACCAAGACGATCCGGTTCTACGAAAGCCAAGGTTTGATGCCCGAACCCGATCGCACCCCCAGCGGATACCGCGACTACACCACCGCCCACATCACCCGCCTGCACTTCATCCGCCGCGCCCAATCCGCTGGCCTGTCCCTGCGCGAAGCCGCCCAGATCCTGGCCATCCACGACACCGGCGAACAACCCTGCGGACACGTTCGCACCGTGCTCAACGACCGCCTCGAACACGTCCAAGCCCAGATCGCCGAGCTCACCACTCTCGAATCCCACTTGCGCGCACTGCTCGAAACCGCTGAAGGCGAACCGCCCAGCCCCCATGACACCGCAGGCGTGTGCTGGATCCTCGAGACCCAGGTGTAG
- a CDS encoding sulfite exporter TauE/SafE family protein: protein MNLVPVLVTGLFAGGVSCAAVQGGLLAGVITRQRRAATTESGGSRVAASTRLGDDLAPVGGFLAGKLVSHAVLGALLGALGGAVELSVSARTWLQIGAGVLIVVFGLAQLGVPGFRRIVIEPPASWMRVVRDGARWQSAAAPALLGALTVLLPCGVTLSVEALALASGSPWWGAATMAVFVVGTGPLFALLGYAARVTATAWRGRLAALTGVLVLGMGLYTLNGGLELAGSPLAAARIAESLGSPVPAADPTGAVIADGIQTVTVTARTGAYSPANIAVQAGLPTTLVVQTNGTQGCIRSLVIPSLDIQKILPRTGQTRIELGLLAPGRLDYACGMGMYTGHLTVN from the coding sequence GTGAACCTTGTTCCTGTCCTTGTCACCGGCTTGTTCGCCGGTGGCGTGTCCTGCGCCGCCGTGCAAGGCGGCCTGCTGGCCGGGGTGATCACCCGGCAGCGACGTGCGGCGACCACCGAATCGGGTGGTTCGCGTGTCGCGGCGAGCACCCGACTGGGTGACGACCTCGCCCCGGTCGGCGGATTCCTCGCCGGAAAACTCGTCTCCCACGCCGTGCTCGGGGCGCTGCTGGGAGCGCTCGGTGGGGCTGTCGAATTGTCGGTGAGCGCCCGGACATGGCTGCAGATCGGCGCCGGGGTGCTGATCGTCGTTTTCGGGCTCGCCCAACTCGGTGTGCCCGGATTCCGGCGGATCGTGATCGAGCCGCCCGCGTCGTGGATGCGCGTGGTGCGCGACGGCGCCCGATGGCAGTCCGCGGCGGCTCCGGCGCTGCTGGGGGCGTTGACTGTGTTGCTGCCGTGCGGGGTCACTCTCTCGGTGGAGGCGTTGGCGTTGGCCTCGGGCTCGCCGTGGTGGGGTGCGGCCACGATGGCGGTGTTCGTCGTGGGCACCGGGCCGTTGTTCGCGCTGCTCGGCTACGCCGCCCGCGTCACGGCCACCGCGTGGCGGGGCCGGTTGGCCGCGCTGACCGGCGTGCTGGTCCTGGGTATGGGTCTCTACACCCTCAACGGTGGCTTGGAACTGGCCGGATCTCCACTGGCCGCCGCCCGCATCGCCGAATCACTCGGCTCACCCGTCCCGGCCGCCGACCCGACCGGCGCGGTCATCGCCGACGGGATTCAAACCGTCACGGTCACCGCCCGGACCGGCGCCTACAGTCCAGCCAACATCGCAGTCCAGGCCGGGCTGCCGACGACGTTGGTCGTGCAGACCAACGGCACCCAGGGCTGCATCCGATCGCTGGTCATCCCCAGCCTCGACATACAGAAGATCTTGCCCAGAACCGGCCAGACGCGCATCGAGCTCGGGTTGCTGGCGCCGGGCCGGTTGGACTACGCCTGCGGCATGGGCATGTACACCGGCCACCTCACCGTCAACTGA
- a CDS encoding heavy-metal-associated domain-containing protein produces MKTHTFQVYGMHCGSCALLIDDTLADLPGVRDTRTSKKSGLTTVELDPAVMAPQQVVAAIAELGYTATLTPH; encoded by the coding sequence ATGAAAACTCACACGTTTCAGGTCTATGGCATGCATTGCGGCAGCTGCGCGTTGCTCATCGACGACACCCTCGCCGACCTGCCCGGCGTCCGCGACACTCGCACATCCAAGAAGTCCGGCCTGACTACCGTCGAGCTCGACCCAGCAGTGATGGCGCCGCAGCAGGTCGTCGCCGCGATCGCCGAACTCGGCTATACCGCCACCCTCACCCCGCACTGA
- a CDS encoding multicopper oxidase domain-containing protein: MNDPSRRFLLGGALASTAGLALAGRSLLDASPAKAQTPSSSGHSGAHGGGADGPTFRIGQTVDHAANGFNPTQVLRDFDYGTTTRLPDGRTLREWEVFASDEDIEVAPGVTFPAWTLNARIPGPTLRCREGDLLRVHFRNGSQHPHTLHFHGIHPAEMDGIAGLGAGIIHPGQSTTYEFDATPFGLHLFHCHVGPLAEHIARGMYGTFIVDPPSPRPPADEMVMVMHGYNTTFDGEGNQLYAVNGIPFHYMHEPVRVKRNELVRIYLVNVLEYDPINSFHVHGNFFDYYPTGTRLQSSEFTDTIVQGQGQRGICEMRFPHPGKYMFHAHKTEFAELGWMGFFEVSD, encoded by the coding sequence ATGAATGATCCGAGCCGCCGTTTTTTGTTGGGCGGTGCACTGGCGAGCACCGCCGGATTGGCGCTGGCGGGCCGCAGTCTGCTCGACGCGTCCCCGGCCAAAGCCCAAACACCATCCTCCTCTGGCCACAGTGGCGCCCATGGTGGCGGAGCTGATGGCCCCACGTTCCGCATAGGTCAGACCGTCGATCACGCCGCCAACGGGTTCAACCCGACCCAGGTGCTGCGTGACTTCGACTACGGCACCACGACGCGGCTGCCCGACGGGCGAACCCTGCGTGAGTGGGAGGTCTTCGCCAGCGACGAAGACATCGAAGTCGCTCCCGGTGTCACCTTCCCGGCGTGGACGCTCAACGCCCGCATCCCGGGCCCGACCCTGCGCTGTCGCGAAGGCGACCTGCTGCGGGTGCATTTCCGCAACGGCTCCCAACACCCGCATACGCTGCACTTCCACGGCATCCACCCCGCCGAGATGGACGGCATAGCCGGCCTGGGCGCCGGGATCATCCACCCGGGCCAGTCCACGACCTACGAGTTCGACGCGACCCCGTTCGGGTTGCACCTGTTCCATTGCCACGTCGGGCCGTTGGCCGAACACATCGCTCGCGGCATGTACGGCACGTTCATCGTCGACCCGCCCTCTCCGCGTCCACCCGCGGACGAGATGGTGATGGTGATGCACGGCTACAACACCACTTTCGACGGTGAAGGCAACCAGCTGTATGCGGTCAACGGGATCCCGTTCCACTACATGCATGAGCCGGTGCGGGTGAAGCGCAACGAGCTGGTCCGGATCTATCTGGTCAATGTGCTCGAGTACGACCCGATCAACAGCTTCCACGTCCACGGCAACTTCTTCGACTACTACCCGACCGGCACCCGGCTGCAGTCCTCGGAATTCACCGACACGATCGTGCAGGGTCAAGGCCAGCGTGGCATCTGCGAGATGCGGTTCCCGCACCCGGGCAAGTACATGTTCCACGCCCACAAAACAGAGTTCGCCGAACTCGGGTGGATGGGGTTCTTCGAGGTGAGCGACTGA
- a CDS encoding ZIP family metal transporter, with product MDTTTTRRPWLLGLATLILLLLALIGIALLGGASLPDRAGPPVEEVGVERVILEPGSIELNLRNTGPDPVTVAQIFVNDAYVDFTGPTEPIGRLTSAHLVLDYPWQNGQPYKVSMLTSTGLVIEHDIAAAVETPQTGASFFGLMALLGTYVGIIPVVLGMLFLPFLRSVGTATVRVLLGFTIGLLMFLAWEGTREGFEIADTSGAAFGGASLVVLGAILAFLTLTAVDQWLRARRHAAAEQGTASGIRLALMIAIGIGLHNLGEGLAIGSAYAIGELALGAFLVIGFTIQNTTEGLAVVAPLTERRPSLATLAGLGLIAGAPAILGAVIGASANNPEVSALLLGVGVGAIVQVIVQIIPSVREPGTTTLGVRTLAGIAAGLVTMWATGLLVAA from the coding sequence ATGGACACTACGACTACGCGGCGCCCGTGGCTGCTGGGCCTGGCGACCCTGATCCTGTTGTTGCTGGCCTTGATCGGGATCGCCCTGCTCGGCGGGGCGAGCCTGCCCGATCGGGCCGGACCCCCGGTCGAGGAAGTCGGCGTCGAACGCGTGATTCTCGAGCCTGGATCGATCGAGCTGAACCTGCGCAATACCGGACCCGACCCCGTCACGGTCGCGCAGATCTTCGTCAACGACGCCTATGTCGACTTCACCGGACCGACCGAACCGATCGGGCGGCTGACCTCGGCGCATCTGGTGCTGGACTACCCATGGCAGAACGGGCAGCCCTACAAGGTGTCGATGCTCACCTCCACCGGCCTGGTGATCGAACACGACATCGCCGCCGCGGTCGAAACTCCACAGACAGGGGCGTCGTTCTTCGGGTTGATGGCGTTGCTGGGCACCTACGTCGGCATCATCCCCGTCGTGTTGGGGATGTTGTTCCTGCCGTTCCTGCGCTCGGTCGGCACCGCCACCGTGCGAGTACTGCTCGGGTTCACCATCGGCCTGCTGATGTTCCTGGCGTGGGAGGGCACCCGCGAAGGGTTCGAAATCGCCGATACCTCCGGTGCCGCGTTCGGCGGCGCCTCCCTGGTCGTCCTCGGCGCGATCCTGGCGTTCCTGACGTTGACCGCGGTCGACCAATGGCTGCGTGCTCGCCGCCATGCGGCCGCCGAGCAGGGCACCGCGAGCGGCATCCGGTTGGCCTTGATGATCGCGATCGGCATCGGTCTGCACAACCTCGGCGAAGGCCTGGCCATCGGATCCGCCTACGCCATCGGCGAACTCGCCCTGGGGGCCTTCCTCGTCATCGGGTTCACCATCCAGAACACCACCGAAGGCCTGGCCGTCGTCGCGCCCCTGACCGAACGACGTCCCTCGCTGGCAACGCTGGCCGGATTGGGCCTCATCGCGGGAGCGCCGGCGATCCTGGGCGCGGTCATCGGCGCGAGCGCCAACAATCCCGAAGTCTCGGCGCTGCTGCTCGGCGTCGGTGTCGGTGCGATCGTTCAGGTGATCGTGCAGATCATCCCCAGCGTGCGCGAACCCGGCACCACAACGCTCGGTGTCCGCACCCTCGCCGGGATCGCGGCCGGGCTGGTGACTATGTGGGCAACCGGACTGCTGGTGGCGGCATGA
- a CDS encoding Rieske (2Fe-2S) protein: MSYDPITTTSLTRRAALAGACTLCAVAVTGCATGQASQSDGQPVRVPRAGIDVGGAAVFPEHRILVTQPNDGVYRAFSAVCTHQGCAVTDVDGDVVKCPCHGSKFRLTDGSVAKGPAQRPLPERTATIDGNTLIVS, from the coding sequence ATGAGCTACGACCCCATCACCACGACCTCGCTCACCCGCCGCGCTGCGCTGGCCGGTGCGTGCACGCTGTGCGCGGTCGCGGTCACCGGCTGCGCGACGGGGCAGGCATCCCAATCCGACGGCCAGCCGGTGCGGGTACCGCGCGCCGGGATCGACGTCGGCGGTGCCGCAGTGTTTCCCGAACACCGGATCCTGGTCACCCAGCCCAACGACGGGGTGTACAGGGCGTTCTCCGCGGTCTGCACCCATCAGGGGTGCGCGGTCACCGACGTCGACGGCGACGTCGTGAAGTGCCCGTGCCACGGCAGCAAGTTTCGCCTCACCGACGGATCGGTCGCCAAGGGCCCGGCCCAGCGGCCGCTGCCCGAACGCACCGCCACGATCGACGGCAACACCCTCATCGTCAGCTGA
- a CDS encoding class I SAM-dependent methyltransferase, whose amino-acid sequence MQQPSTDEIAAVFDRNATRYDRQIGTFERLALGRAREWAVGRAHGRVLELAVGTGLNLPLYGDDVEEVTGIDLSQGVLDIATRRQRRPGLQVRLRRGDVQDLDLPDASVDTVVSTYSFCTIPDPARASAQAYRVLAPGGMFVLAEHGPSTLAPVRTLMRLLDPISVRFGADHLLRDPLPYLEAAGFTITESYRSGRGGIVFRVLAHKPTTR is encoded by the coding sequence ATGCAGCAGCCGAGTACCGACGAGATCGCCGCGGTCTTCGACCGCAACGCCACACGCTATGACCGGCAAATCGGCACCTTCGAGCGGCTGGCGTTGGGCAGGGCCCGCGAATGGGCAGTCGGCCGTGCGCATGGCCGGGTGCTCGAACTCGCCGTCGGGACCGGGTTGAACCTGCCGCTCTACGGCGACGACGTCGAGGAGGTCACCGGCATCGACCTGTCCCAGGGAGTGCTCGACATCGCCACCCGACGCCAGCGTCGCCCGGGACTGCAGGTGCGGCTTCGTCGCGGTGACGTGCAGGATCTGGATCTGCCCGACGCGAGCGTCGACACCGTCGTCTCGACCTACAGCTTCTGCACGATCCCCGACCCAGCTCGTGCGAGCGCGCAGGCCTACCGGGTGCTGGCCCCGGGCGGGATGTTCGTGTTGGCTGAGCACGGGCCATCGACACTCGCGCCGGTACGGACATTGATGCGGCTGCTCGACCCGATCAGTGTGCGGTTCGGCGCGGACCACCTGCTGCGCGATCCGCTGCCGTACCTGGAGGCTGCGGGATTCACGATCACCGAGTCCTACCGGAGTGGGCGCGGTGGAATCGTGTTCCGCGTCCTGGCCCACAAGCCCACCACGCGCTAG
- a CDS encoding DUF3703 domain-containing protein has product MASIPAPVRARYHEEMRAAKATLDPAQRWTHLERAHILSQPAPWLHTRNHVAMFVLAVGQRDRREAFGQVVRIIVAAPGSLSGRYPEGNTGRAGVGLRQPMTTPPDLAVLMSR; this is encoded by the coding sequence ATGGCATCGATTCCGGCCCCAGTACGCGCCCGCTACCACGAGGAGATGCGTGCGGCGAAAGCCACGCTCGACCCGGCTCAACGCTGGACCCACCTCGAACGCGCCCACATCCTGTCCCAACCCGCCCCGTGGCTGCATACCCGCAACCACGTCGCGATGTTCGTCCTCGCCGTCGGTCAGCGTGATCGACGCGAGGCGTTCGGGCAGGTCGTGCGGATCATCGTCGCCGCCCCCGGCTCTCTGTCGGGACGCTACCCCGAGGGCAACACCGGGCGAGCCGGTGTCGGGCTGCGGCAACCGATGACGACCCCACCGGACCTCGCTGTGCTGATGTCGCGATAG
- a CDS encoding helix-turn-helix transcriptional regulator, which translates to MFAPGVMAFTGEIGDATPHSHAAVQVLLVTAGQVTLTDAAGDTRLADLAIIPAGVRHEVRVTTPTARGLLALLDPAGSTGRAALARLDGLPAHEVSSWISAATPRTDPLPSMTDPVSALRRRNVHPAVAAAMREADGAAGGPPPLGVVAAAVSMSPSRLSHLFTAEVGLPYAAWRRWTRLQRAVDQVRAGSSLTEAAHAAGFADSAHLTRTCRDLFGLTPTEALAATGWRPTTSARVS; encoded by the coding sequence GTGTTCGCGCCGGGGGTGATGGCGTTCACCGGCGAGATAGGCGACGCCACACCCCATTCACACGCCGCGGTCCAGGTCCTGCTCGTCACCGCCGGCCAGGTGACTCTCACCGACGCCGCCGGTGATACCCGGCTGGCCGACCTGGCGATCATCCCTGCTGGTGTCCGTCATGAAGTACGCGTCACCACCCCGACCGCACGAGGGCTGCTGGCTTTGCTGGATCCGGCAGGGTCCACCGGCCGTGCCGCGCTGGCCCGGCTCGATGGGCTGCCCGCCCACGAGGTATCGAGTTGGATCTCCGCGGCCACGCCACGAACCGACCCGCTCCCGTCGATGACGGATCCGGTCTCTGCGCTACGTCGGCGGAATGTGCACCCCGCGGTCGCGGCGGCGATGCGCGAGGCAGACGGGGCCGCCGGAGGGCCGCCGCCGCTGGGCGTGGTGGCCGCAGCGGTGTCGATGTCGCCGAGTCGGCTCTCGCACTTGTTCACCGCCGAGGTCGGATTGCCGTACGCGGCATGGCGGCGCTGGACCCGGTTGCAGCGTGCCGTCGATCAGGTCCGCGCCGGGAGCTCGTTGACCGAGGCCGCGCATGCCGCCGGGTTCGCCGACAGTGCCCATCTCACCCGCACCTGCCGTGACTTGTTCGGTCTCACCCCCACCGAGGCGTTAGCGGCGACCGGATGGCGGCCGACCACCTCGGCGCGAGTCAGCTGA
- the lspA gene encoding signal peptidase II: protein MTATDAPVAAAWRRRLAWGATASGIAVADLAIKGWAVTALKGSAIEAGPVDLRLAFNPGAAFSIAANAPDWVLLSVTMVITVAVAVAGYRVAPHASLLTRVALAALLGGAAANVIDRIPDGVVTDYLHTGWWPTFNLADSFIVLGAITLVIASLFTDTADSSSHEAGRG from the coding sequence ATGACCGCCACTGACGCGCCGGTGGCGGCGGCGTGGCGGCGCCGGTTGGCGTGGGGCGCCACTGCCTCCGGAATCGCTGTGGCCGACCTCGCGATCAAGGGGTGGGCGGTGACCGCTCTGAAGGGATCCGCGATCGAAGCGGGCCCGGTCGATCTGCGGTTGGCGTTCAACCCAGGCGCGGCGTTCTCGATCGCCGCGAATGCGCCTGATTGGGTGCTGCTGAGCGTGACAATGGTGATCACGGTCGCTGTCGCGGTCGCGGGTTATCGGGTCGCGCCGCACGCGTCGTTGCTCACCCGGGTCGCACTGGCCGCGCTTTTGGGTGGTGCGGCGGCAAACGTCATCGACCGCATCCCTGATGGTGTCGTCACCGACTATCTGCACACCGGGTGGTGGCCGACGTTCAACCTCGCCGATTCCTTCATCGTTCTGGGTGCCATTACGTTGGTGATCGCGAGCCTGTTCACCGATACCGCCGATTCGTCGTCGCACGAGGCCGGTCGGGGGTGA
- a CDS encoding heavy metal translocating P-type ATPase → MSDACGCGHDEPPGENAEGEEREPEKLWEVSELRAAALAGVLLLAALIVGWSGGPRAVELGLEAAALAVGAYTFVPSTIKRLAKGKIGVGTLMTIAAIGAVILGEVGEAAMLAFLFSISEGLEEYAVARTRRGLRALLSLVPAQATVLRGGTEAVVTPPELRIGDRMLVRPGERIATDGVIIEGRSALDVSAITGESVRVEAGPGAEVFAGSINGTGVLEVEVTTTAEDNSLARIVRIVEAEQARKGEAQRLADKIAKPLVPGIMLAAAAIAVIGSLLGDPTTWIERALVVLVAASPCALAIAVPVTVVAAIGAASKLGVLVKGGAALEAMGKVREVALDKTGTLTANKPAVVEISTVGGVDQATVLAVAAALESRSEHPLARAILAAADTVTPATDVEAVTGAGLTGLVDGRPARLGRPGWIEPGELAVDVERMQHAGATAVLIEDDGRLIGAIAVRDELRPEAREVIDRLHASGCRVSMLTGDNARTAAALAAEAGIEDVHADLRPEDKARIIGELRKDRFTAMVGDGVNDAPALATADLGIAMGAMGTDVAIETADVALMGEDLRHLPRALDHARRARSIMLQNVGLSLGLITVLIPLALFGVLGLAAVVAVHELAEIVVIANGVRAGRTTSLAPVPERVAPVTPTPAGLPA, encoded by the coding sequence ATGAGCGACGCGTGCGGCTGCGGCCACGACGAACCCCCCGGCGAGAACGCCGAAGGCGAGGAGCGCGAACCCGAGAAACTCTGGGAGGTCAGCGAACTGCGCGCGGCCGCGCTCGCGGGTGTGTTATTGCTCGCGGCGTTGATCGTCGGCTGGAGCGGCGGTCCGCGCGCGGTCGAATTGGGCTTGGAGGCCGCCGCGCTGGCGGTCGGCGCCTATACCTTCGTGCCCTCGACGATCAAGCGGCTGGCCAAGGGCAAGATCGGTGTCGGAACGCTGATGACGATCGCGGCAATCGGTGCGGTGATCCTCGGCGAGGTCGGCGAAGCCGCGATGCTGGCGTTCTTGTTCTCCATCAGCGAAGGACTCGAGGAGTACGCGGTCGCGCGCACCCGCCGCGGCCTGCGCGCGTTGTTGAGTCTGGTACCAGCGCAGGCCACTGTGCTGCGCGGTGGCACCGAAGCCGTCGTCACGCCGCCCGAGTTGCGCATCGGTGACCGGATGCTGGTGCGTCCCGGCGAGCGCATCGCCACCGACGGTGTGATCATCGAAGGGCGTAGCGCACTAGATGTTTCGGCGATCACCGGCGAATCGGTGCGCGTGGAAGCCGGACCGGGCGCGGAGGTTTTCGCCGGATCCATCAACGGCACCGGAGTCCTCGAGGTCGAAGTCACCACCACCGCCGAGGACAACTCCCTGGCCCGGATCGTGCGGATCGTGGAAGCCGAACAAGCCCGCAAGGGCGAAGCTCAGCGCCTGGCGGACAAGATCGCCAAACCCCTCGTTCCAGGGATCATGCTCGCCGCCGCAGCGATCGCGGTGATCGGGTCGCTGCTGGGCGATCCGACGACCTGGATCGAACGCGCGCTGGTGGTGTTGGTCGCCGCGTCGCCGTGCGCACTGGCGATCGCGGTGCCGGTGACCGTTGTGGCCGCGATCGGCGCTGCGAGCAAGCTGGGTGTGCTGGTCAAGGGCGGCGCCGCGCTCGAGGCGATGGGCAAGGTCCGCGAGGTCGCGCTCGACAAGACCGGCACCCTGACCGCGAACAAGCCTGCCGTGGTGGAGATCTCCACAGTCGGGGGCGTCGACCAGGCCACCGTCCTCGCGGTCGCGGCAGCGCTGGAATCGCGCAGCGAACATCCCCTCGCTCGGGCCATCCTCGCCGCCGCCGACACCGTCACCCCGGCCACCGACGTCGAGGCTGTCACCGGCGCCGGGCTCACTGGTCTGGTCGACGGGCGCCCGGCCCGGCTGGGTCGACCAGGCTGGATCGAGCCCGGCGAGCTGGCCGTCGACGTCGAGCGGATGCAGCATGCCGGGGCGACCGCGGTGCTCATCGAAGACGACGGCCGGCTGATCGGTGCGATCGCGGTGCGCGACGAACTGCGACCCGAGGCCCGCGAGGTCATCGACCGCCTGCATGCCTCGGGTTGCCGCGTATCTATGCTCACCGGCGACAACGCCCGCACCGCTGCGGCTCTCGCGGCCGAGGCGGGTATCGAGGACGTGCACGCGGACCTGCGTCCGGAGGACAAAGCCCGCATCATCGGTGAACTGCGCAAGGATCGGTTCACCGCGATGGTCGGCGACGGCGTCAACGACGCCCCCGCTCTGGCGACCGCCGATCTGGGCATCGCGATGGGCGCTATGGGCACCGACGTGGCCATCGAAACAGCCGACGTCGCGTTGATGGGTGAAGACCTTCGACACCTGCCGCGAGCGCTCGACCACGCCCGCAGGGCGCGTTCGATCATGCTGCAGAACGTCGGGTTGTCGCTGGGCTTGATCACTGTGCTGATCCCGCTGGCGTTGTTCGGTGTCCTCGGGTTGGCGGCAGTGGTCGCGGTGCACGAGCTCGCCGAGATCGTCGTCATCGCCAACGGCGTCCGTGCCGGACGCACCACCTCGCTGGCGCCGGTCCCGGAACGCGTCGCGCCCGTGACGCCGACGCCAGCTGGCCTGCCCGCATGA
- a CDS encoding ArsR/SmtB family transcription factor: MTMNHGRDCLVGTEGLDPAVALFHSLSDATRLAIVHRLACGEARVSDLMAGLELAQSTVSAHVACLRDCGLVVGRPQGRQVFYSLARPELMDLLSAAETLLAATGNAVALCPNYGTDAATTTPTETTTEVRA, from the coding sequence ATGACGATGAATCATGGCAGGGACTGCCTCGTCGGAACAGAAGGCTTGGATCCGGCGGTGGCGTTGTTCCACAGCCTGTCGGATGCCACACGGTTGGCGATTGTGCACCGGCTGGCGTGCGGGGAGGCACGGGTGTCGGACCTGATGGCGGGACTGGAGTTGGCGCAGTCGACGGTGTCGGCGCACGTGGCGTGCTTGCGTGACTGTGGGCTGGTCGTGGGCCGCCCGCAGGGTCGGCAGGTGTTCTACAGCCTGGCCCGCCCCGAACTGATGGACCTGCTCTCGGCGGCGGAGACCTTGCTTGCCGCGACGGGCAACGCGGTGGCGCTGTGCCCGAACTACGGCACCGACGCCGCTACCACCACCCCGACCGAAACCACTACGGAGGTGCGAGCATGA